A single Oligoflexia bacterium DNA region contains:
- a CDS encoding class I SAM-dependent methyltransferase encodes MAEVNLLDKYPKIKRNLDERAASTDDDRQIAKQFGKEYFDGTRSTGYGGYRYDGRWKPVVAHFIEHYGLTNKSRILDIGCAKGFMLHDFKEALPDATVAGIDISTYAIENSLPSVKPFVKIGNAIKLPYPDKSFDLVIAINTLHNLKGEELNVALREMERVSAKDKYTINDAYLNDEERAALMKWNLTAVTILHRREWEKLFSQVGYSGDYYWFTP; translated from the coding sequence ATGGCTGAAGTAAATCTTTTAGATAAATACCCCAAAATCAAACGTAATTTAGATGAGAGAGCCGCTTCTACCGACGATGACAGGCAAATCGCAAAACAGTTCGGAAAAGAATACTTCGATGGCACTAGAAGTACGGGCTACGGTGGTTATCGTTATGATGGTCGCTGGAAACCTGTAGTCGCGCACTTTATCGAACATTACGGACTGACAAATAAAAGTCGCATCTTAGATATTGGATGCGCAAAAGGCTTTATGCTCCACGATTTTAAGGAAGCCTTACCCGACGCCACTGTAGCGGGTATTGATATTTCAACTTATGCCATTGAAAATTCGCTGCCGTCAGTAAAGCCCTTTGTCAAAATCGGCAATGCCATAAAGCTACCCTACCCTGATAAATCCTTTGATCTCGTCATAGCAATAAACACACTTCATAATTTAAAAGGCGAAGAGCTTAACGTGGCATTGCGAGAGATGGAACGCGTGAGTGCTAAAGATAAATACACCATCAATGACGCTTATCTTAATGACGAAGAAAGAGCTGCTCTGATGAAATGGAATCTCACCGCCGTAACTATCTTACATCGCAGAGAGTGGGAAAAACTCTTCAGCCAAGTTGGGTACAGTGGTGATTATTATTGGTTTACCCCTTAA
- a CDS encoding PfkB family carbohydrate kinase: protein MAKKTKPEDFKRKIKTREELREIIGPRPRKKSVIMCHGTFDIVHPGHIRHLIYAKEKAHVLIASLTSDIFINKGQLRPFVPEQLRAMNLAALEVVDYVIIDERSTPLENLKFLQPDYFAKGYDYSNTTNIPPKTKEEIDVLESYGGEIIFTPGDVVYSSSAIIENTPPKISIDKLVTLMKSENITFDDLRKTLSAFKDISLHVVGDTIVDSYTHCSMIGSGTKTPTFSVKYEDQVDFVGGAAVVAKHMRKTGAKVKLTTVLGEDPLKDFVLNDLKVEGIECNALVDKTRPTTQKNAFIAKGYHLLKVDKLDNRPISDKVLSEFKNSISDTKSDAVVFSDFRHGIFSRRTIPALIDSIPKNTMRVADSQVASRWGNILEFRGFDLITPNEREARFALGDQDSVIRPLALDLYKAAECKYLILKLGERGIITYRPRNDDNDPRAFFTIDTFVERLVDPVGAGDALVSYATLALIATKSEVIASILGSMAAAVACEHEGNNPVPPEEVMKILDINEKRAQYS from the coding sequence ATGGCGAAAAAAACTAAACCCGAGGACTTTAAGCGCAAAATTAAAACCAGAGAAGAATTGCGCGAAATCATTGGCCCTCGCCCTCGCAAAAAATCTGTGATCATGTGCCACGGCACATTTGACATTGTTCATCCAGGCCATATTCGTCATCTTATCTACGCTAAAGAAAAAGCCCATGTTCTGATTGCAAGTCTCACCAGTGATATTTTTATCAACAAAGGTCAGCTGCGACCCTTTGTGCCTGAACAATTGCGCGCCATGAACTTAGCGGCTCTCGAAGTAGTTGATTATGTCATTATTGACGAGCGTTCAACACCGCTAGAGAATCTCAAGTTTTTACAACCTGATTATTTCGCCAAAGGTTATGATTACAGTAATACGACTAATATTCCCCCCAAAACTAAAGAAGAAATAGATGTTCTTGAAAGCTACGGCGGAGAGATTATCTTCACACCAGGTGATGTGGTCTACTCTTCATCGGCCATTATCGAAAATACACCGCCAAAAATTTCAATTGATAAACTTGTTACTTTGATGAAATCAGAGAACATTACTTTCGATGATCTTCGAAAAACTCTTTCTGCTTTTAAAGACATCTCCCTTCATGTTGTTGGTGACACAATCGTGGATTCTTACACCCATTGCTCCATGATTGGCAGCGGTACAAAAACTCCAACTTTTAGTGTGAAGTACGAAGATCAAGTGGATTTTGTAGGGGGTGCTGCCGTCGTTGCAAAACACATGAGAAAAACGGGCGCAAAAGTAAAACTCACCACTGTATTAGGTGAAGATCCTTTAAAGGATTTCGTTTTAAATGACCTTAAAGTTGAAGGCATTGAATGCAATGCGCTCGTCGATAAAACACGTCCCACCACACAAAAAAATGCGTTTATTGCAAAAGGTTATCATTTATTAAAAGTTGATAAGCTGGATAACCGTCCGATTTCAGACAAAGTACTTTCTGAATTTAAAAATTCCATTAGTGATACAAAATCTGATGCTGTTGTTTTTAGTGATTTTAGACATGGAATTTTCAGCCGCCGAACGATTCCTGCATTGATTGATTCCATTCCTAAAAATACGATGCGCGTGGCAGATAGCCAAGTGGCCAGTCGTTGGGGAAATATCTTAGAGTTCAGAGGATTTGATCTTATCACACCTAACGAACGGGAAGCGCGTTTTGCCTTAGGTGATCAAGACTCGGTTATTCGCCCTTTAGCTCTTGATCTTTACAAAGCCGCAGAGTGCAAATACCTGATTTTAAAATTAGGAGAGCGGGGGATCATCACGTATCGCCCTCGCAATGATGATAACGATCCTCGGGCATTTTTCACCATCGATACTTTTGTGGAAAGACTTGTGGATCCAGTCGGGGCGGGTGACGCACTTGTCTCTTACGCCACACTTGCACTTATTGCGACAAAGTCTGAAGTTATCGCGTCTATTTTAGGTTCTATGGCTGCCGCAGTCGCTTGCGAACATGAGGGTAACAACCCCGTGCCCCCTGAAGAAGTCATGAAGATTCTCGATATCAACGAAAAACGAGCTCAATATTCATGA
- a CDS encoding Gfo/Idh/MocA family oxidoreductase, which yields MRVIVVGLGIQGHKRRAIAGKDVIGVVDPVNPNADYKNIKEVPLDKYDAALVCTPDQPKFELLHYLLSNKKHVLVEKPLLTENQNQLVELQQLAEKNKTTAYTAYNHRFEPHFINLKKCIESGILGKIHMAKFFYGNGTARDVRNSVWRDKGDGVLPDLGSHLLDTANFLFGDLRNREFKPLSFDCFENKSYDHVHFGTRDSSPSLFFEATLLSWRNTFHADVYAENGSAHIECLCKWGPSTFTVRKRVLPSGRPPEEVQTLTQSDPTWALEYDHFKILCKTGTSNIQNDEWINATLTKLSKFKS from the coding sequence ATGAGGGTCATTGTCGTTGGCCTTGGTATCCAAGGGCATAAGCGTCGGGCAATCGCAGGAAAAGATGTCATTGGAGTTGTTGATCCAGTAAACCCAAATGCTGATTACAAAAATATTAAAGAAGTGCCTCTTGATAAATATGATGCGGCTTTGGTTTGTACTCCTGATCAACCAAAATTTGAATTGCTTCATTATCTCCTCTCAAATAAGAAACACGTATTGGTTGAAAAACCATTATTGACTGAAAATCAAAATCAACTTGTCGAACTTCAGCAGCTTGCCGAAAAAAATAAAACCACAGCATATACGGCTTACAATCATCGATTTGAGCCACATTTTATTAATCTAAAAAAGTGTATTGAGTCAGGCATTTTGGGCAAAATTCATATGGCAAAGTTTTTTTATGGCAATGGTACGGCTCGCGATGTGCGCAATTCTGTTTGGCGCGATAAGGGCGATGGCGTTCTTCCTGATCTAGGCTCACATCTTTTAGATACTGCGAATTTTTTATTTGGAGATTTGAGAAATCGCGAATTCAAGCCCCTCAGCTTTGATTGTTTTGAGAACAAATCATACGATCACGTTCACTTTGGAACTCGAGACTCCAGCCCCTCCTTGTTTTTTGAAGCAACGCTCTTATCTTGGCGCAATACTTTTCATGCCGATGTGTATGCTGAAAATGGCTCCGCTCATATTGAATGTCTGTGTAAATGGGGGCCAAGCACATTCACCGTTCGTAAACGTGTTTTACCCAGTGGGAGACCTCCGGAAGAAGTACAAACTCTGACCCAATCTGATCCCACATGGGCACTTGAATATGATCATTTCAAAATCTTGTGTAAAACGGGAACAAGCAATATTCAAAATGATGAATGGATTAACGCGACACTTACCAAACTCAGCAAGTTTAAAAGTTAA
- a CDS encoding radical SAM protein — protein MQTDKLVTENRETKDSKIFKRGDEILNRIFPKREIKKTLLITPPDASKELFRMETARRLRYTNYPPYGLAVLATQLEKVGVTVEILNLNHTVIKAATETNDPEKFDFDAVWKEALVKKLKEFNPDMVGITCMFTMTHTSLKRVCELISTHKVPIGIGGVHVSNDVERVLKDISSADIAFLKEGDNSLKNFIQVVNKKSPVNILGQTILREGDEYVRFLNDLRPNSEDLNVLPSHDLITDLSNYSNHGTVGAFYWLRPKGTKFATALSNRGCRARCTFCSVRNFNGTGVRLRSARVVVDELEHLRDVHGITHVMWLDDDLLNDKESAMELFNEMVRRKLNMTWDATNGLIAFSCTEEMISAAEASGCVAVNIGMESGNAKILHEVRKPGKVETFLKAAEVLRRHPKIYASVLLMVGFPGETLNMVFDTIKVAKEMDLDWYRISPLQPLPNTPIYDSMVAQGLLQDMDTAKTVFQGGAYGRQIAIEAGISLSTPNFEEAFKEIKPDQIPNSEQITDIWFYMNYHLNFHRLFHEDRPIKIKQQMANLQNLTDVIAPENGFALYFLAVLQQRTQGFIEAGLEERLQRRLNTSDYWRDRLNAFGLSTNDFNSPTFGRASNPVSGL, from the coding sequence ATGCAAACAGACAAATTGGTTACCGAAAACCGAGAAACAAAAGACAGTAAAATATTCAAACGCGGTGATGAGATACTCAATCGTATCTTTCCAAAAAGGGAAATCAAAAAAACACTCCTCATTACCCCACCAGACGCAAGCAAAGAACTCTTTCGTATGGAAACCGCAAGAAGGCTGCGTTACACAAATTACCCTCCTTACGGATTAGCTGTCTTAGCAACCCAACTTGAAAAAGTGGGTGTAACCGTCGAAATACTTAACCTCAATCATACCGTGATCAAAGCCGCCACTGAAACTAATGATCCAGAAAAATTTGATTTTGACGCTGTCTGGAAAGAAGCACTCGTTAAAAAACTCAAAGAATTTAATCCAGATATGGTTGGTATCACATGCATGTTCACTATGACTCACACCTCTCTAAAGCGAGTTTGTGAACTCATAAGCACCCATAAAGTGCCAATTGGTATTGGCGGTGTTCATGTGAGTAATGATGTTGAGCGTGTACTCAAAGATATTTCCTCTGCTGATATTGCGTTTCTTAAAGAAGGCGACAACAGCCTTAAGAATTTTATTCAAGTGGTGAATAAAAAATCACCGGTCAATATTCTCGGCCAAACAATACTTCGCGAGGGCGATGAGTATGTTCGTTTTTTAAACGATCTTCGTCCTAATTCAGAAGATCTTAATGTTTTGCCTAGCCATGACCTCATCACAGATCTTTCCAATTATTCAAATCATGGCACCGTCGGTGCTTTTTATTGGCTCAGACCCAAGGGAACAAAATTTGCCACAGCACTTTCTAATCGCGGCTGTCGCGCTCGTTGCACTTTTTGTAGCGTGAGAAACTTCAATGGTACCGGTGTTAGACTAAGATCAGCCCGCGTTGTTGTTGATGAACTTGAGCATTTACGTGATGTTCACGGCATCACTCACGTTATGTGGCTCGATGACGACTTGTTGAATGACAAAGAATCCGCAATGGAACTCTTTAATGAAATGGTGAGACGTAAACTCAATATGACTTGGGACGCCACCAATGGCCTCATTGCATTTTCGTGCACTGAAGAGATGATTTCCGCAGCAGAAGCTTCAGGTTGTGTGGCTGTAAATATCGGAATGGAATCGGGCAATGCAAAAATACTTCATGAAGTTAGAAAACCAGGTAAAGTAGAAACCTTTCTTAAAGCCGCAGAAGTTCTTCGAAGACATCCAAAAATTTACGCCAGTGTTTTATTGATGGTTGGTTTCCCAGGTGAAACTTTAAATATGGTTTTTGACACCATTAAAGTAGCTAAAGAAATGGATTTAGATTGGTACAGAATCAGCCCACTTCAGCCACTTCCAAATACCCCCATATACGATTCCATGGTAGCTCAAGGATTATTACAAGATATGGATACTGCAAAAACAGTATTCCAAGGTGGTGCATACGGTCGTCAAATTGCAATTGAAGCAGGCATAAGTCTTTCAACTCCGAATTTCGAAGAGGCTTTTAAAGAAATCAAACCCGATCAAATTCCCAACAGTGAACAAATCACGGATATTTGGTTTTATATGAACTACCATCTTAATTTTCACAGACTTTTTCATGAAGATCGCCCTATAAAAATTAAACAACAAATGGCCAATCTTCAAAACTTGACTGATGTTATTGCACCTGAAAATGGATTTGCTTTATACTTCCTTGCGGTTCTTCAACAGCGCACCCAAGGTTTTATCGAAGCAGGGCTTGAAGAACGTTTGCAACGAAGACTCAATACATCAGATTACTGGCGTGATCGTCTCAATGCGTTTGGATTAAGTACTAATGATTTCAACTCGCCAACTTTTGGAAGAGCAAGCAATCCTGTATCTGGGTTATGA
- a CDS encoding thiamine pyrophosphate-dependent dehydrogenase E1 component subunit alpha → MATQNASQLDHQVIEKVYSLALRIRMLEDALAREYPKAEMKTPIHLCTGQEAIAAGVCANLTKDDIAYAYYRSHGWYLAKGGNLDEMVSEFFGKATGCSRGFGGSMHLIDLKVGFQGTTAIVGAAIPHAVGAAFTIKYKKQNHVAIAAFGDGASEEGLFQESLMFAAVRKLPVIFICENNGLATNTWINERQPDVPIYKRGAGFGVNSVQVDGNNALEVYKAMNAAVARARAGEGPSFIECKTYRILEHCGPNYDVSVGYRTQKEVDDWKLKDPIAFLETIVSSDAKERLRKKHQDEIDAAFVFARQAPFPTSMIPEGYSCP, encoded by the coding sequence ATGGCAACACAAAACGCGTCTCAATTAGATCATCAAGTTATCGAAAAGGTTTATTCTTTAGCTCTAAGAATTCGCATGCTCGAGGATGCCCTTGCTCGTGAATATCCCAAAGCGGAGATGAAAACTCCCATTCATTTATGCACAGGGCAAGAAGCCATCGCCGCTGGGGTTTGCGCTAATCTCACCAAAGACGACATTGCCTACGCTTATTATCGTTCACATGGTTGGTATTTAGCCAAAGGTGGAAATCTCGATGAAATGGTCAGCGAGTTTTTCGGAAAAGCCACAGGCTGCAGTCGTGGTTTTGGCGGCTCCATGCATCTCATCGATCTCAAAGTTGGATTTCAAGGAACGACTGCCATCGTCGGAGCAGCCATACCCCATGCTGTTGGTGCGGCCTTTACGATTAAGTATAAAAAACAAAATCATGTTGCCATCGCAGCTTTTGGCGATGGGGCTTCTGAAGAAGGTTTGTTTCAAGAATCATTGATGTTTGCAGCTGTAAGAAAATTACCTGTAATTTTTATTTGTGAGAATAATGGTCTCGCAACAAACACCTGGATCAACGAACGACAACCCGATGTCCCAATTTATAAACGCGGAGCTGGATTCGGTGTAAACTCAGTACAAGTTGATGGAAACAATGCCCTTGAAGTTTACAAGGCGATGAACGCAGCTGTTGCGCGAGCTCGCGCTGGTGAAGGCCCTTCATTTATTGAGTGCAAAACATATCGCATTTTAGAACATTGCGGCCCTAACTACGATGTCTCCGTTGGCTACCGAACACAAAAAGAAGTAGATGATTGGAAATTAAAAGACCCCATTGCTTTTTTAGAAACGATTGTTTCAAGTGATGCGAAAGAGCGCTTACGAAAAAAACATCAAGATGAAATTGACGCTGCTTTTGTTTTCGCCCGGCAAGCACCCTTTCCGACATCTATGATTCCTGAGGGTTATTCATGTCCGTAA
- a CDS encoding DegT/DnrJ/EryC1/StrS family aminotransferase produces the protein MEYFRAKSKQRLERVMTPSKPIVPYTDLGNQAAPLKEQLLNAVGKVIDGGNFILGQNVTEFERAFARYCQTEYATGLANGTCALHLVLRGLDFKQGDEVITAPNSFIASASSIDLAGLRVVFSDVREDMNMDPEKIEAAITPKTKAIMPVHLTGRPAPMKEIIAIAKKHKLFVLEDAAQALGATLNGQRVGSFGDAACFSLHPLKNLFAFGDAGMMTTPRKDIYEKMLKSRTHGLKNRNDCEFFSFNCRLDELQAAMLLVTMTKLEEWTNKRRELAFYYNKNLKPFVEVPEEGPGEFCVYQTYVIKADRRDELLKYLNENGVDAKVHYPTPIHMQEAAQHLGYKENDFPMALKLSKRIMSLPLYPTLKVQQQDLLIDLVRKFYAR, from the coding sequence GTGGAATACTTCCGAGCTAAATCAAAACAAAGGTTGGAACGCGTTATGACACCCTCAAAACCAATAGTCCCCTATACAGATTTAGGAAATCAAGCCGCCCCTCTAAAAGAGCAACTACTTAACGCCGTCGGCAAAGTAATTGATGGTGGCAATTTCATCTTAGGCCAAAATGTCACAGAGTTTGAAAGAGCTTTTGCGCGTTATTGCCAAACAGAATACGCCACAGGTTTAGCCAATGGTACTTGCGCACTTCATTTGGTACTGCGTGGCTTAGATTTCAAACAGGGCGATGAAGTTATTACAGCGCCAAATTCTTTTATCGCCTCAGCTTCATCCATTGATCTTGCAGGTCTACGTGTTGTTTTTTCTGATGTCCGTGAAGACATGAATATGGATCCAGAAAAAATTGAGGCAGCTATTACTCCCAAAACAAAAGCCATCATGCCCGTGCACTTAACGGGAAGACCCGCACCTATGAAAGAAATCATAGCTATTGCAAAAAAACATAAACTTTTTGTTTTAGAAGATGCCGCTCAAGCTTTGGGCGCGACATTAAACGGTCAACGTGTAGGAAGTTTTGGTGATGCGGCTTGTTTTAGTTTGCACCCACTCAAAAATCTTTTTGCCTTCGGTGATGCAGGCATGATGACAACTCCTCGTAAAGATATTTATGAAAAAATGCTGAAATCCCGCACCCACGGTTTGAAAAACAGAAACGACTGTGAATTTTTCAGCTTCAATTGCAGACTCGATGAATTGCAAGCCGCTATGCTCCTGGTGACCATGACAAAACTTGAAGAATGGACAAATAAACGTCGAGAACTGGCTTTTTATTACAATAAAAATTTAAAACCCTTTGTGGAAGTTCCTGAAGAAGGCCCTGGTGAGTTTTGTGTTTATCAAACCTATGTCATTAAAGCTGATCGTCGTGATGAGTTACTAAAATATTTAAACGAAAACGGTGTTGATGCAAAAGTTCATTATCCAACACCCATTCACATGCAAGAGGCCGCTCAGCATTTAGGTTATAAAGAAAATGATTTTCCAATGGCACTCAAACTTTCAAAAAGAATTATGAGTTTGCCGTTGTATCCGACACTCAAAGTACAACAACAAGATCTCTTGATCGATCTCGTAAGAAAGTTTTATGCACGTTAA
- a CDS encoding DegT/DnrJ/EryC1/StrS family aminotransferase, with the protein MHVKYNYLDKQFGDFEEYLPDLRELVASGEFTLGPYVDRFEKKFAKYIGVKHVIAVNNGTDALILSLKAVGVKAGDEVITVANTFYATAGAIVAVGARPVFVDSDDRHLIDVKKIEAAITSKTKAILPVHWAGCPAEMDAVMKIADQHGIPVIEDACPATGAKIGNKMCGSFGKVNAFSMHPLKPLNVMGDGGMIVTNDDKCNEWLRVYRNHGMVDRDHIDMWGINARLQPFQAVIGYKLLDKMESVIGERNRVARQLDKGLADLPDFVRVPRRPEGMREAYQLYLVRVKRRDELLKFLIDNKIEAKVHYPLPLHLQKPARALGYKEGDFPVAEQEAKEIITLPAHQYITPEQGDFIIERIHAFYKK; encoded by the coding sequence ATGCACGTTAAGTATAATTATCTTGATAAACAATTTGGTGATTTTGAAGAATACCTCCCCGATTTACGCGAACTCGTAGCCTCAGGTGAATTTACTCTTGGGCCGTACGTTGATCGGTTTGAAAAAAAATTCGCAAAATACATTGGTGTAAAACACGTCATTGCTGTGAATAACGGAACTGACGCATTGATTTTATCGTTAAAAGCTGTGGGAGTAAAAGCTGGTGATGAAGTCATCACCGTGGCCAATACATTCTATGCTACAGCAGGCGCTATCGTCGCTGTGGGTGCACGACCTGTGTTTGTTGATTCAGATGATCGCCACTTAATTGACGTAAAAAAAATCGAAGCCGCAATCACTTCAAAAACAAAAGCCATATTACCTGTGCACTGGGCCGGCTGCCCTGCTGAGATGGATGCGGTTATGAAGATTGCAGATCAACATGGAATTCCAGTTATTGAAGATGCTTGCCCCGCCACAGGTGCAAAAATTGGAAATAAAATGTGTGGCAGCTTTGGCAAAGTAAACGCCTTTAGCATGCATCCACTAAAACCACTCAACGTCATGGGTGATGGTGGAATGATCGTCACCAACGATGATAAATGTAATGAATGGCTTAGAGTTTATCGCAATCACGGCATGGTCGATCGTGACCACATTGACATGTGGGGAATCAACGCCCGCCTTCAACCTTTTCAAGCGGTGATTGGTTATAAACTCCTCGATAAAATGGAATCCGTGATTGGGGAGCGCAATCGCGTGGCCCGTCAACTTGATAAGGGCTTAGCTGATCTGCCAGATTTTGTACGTGTGCCACGTCGCCCCGAAGGTATGCGTGAAGCTTATCAATTATATTTGGTGCGCGTAAAACGCCGTGATGAGTTACTTAAGTTTTTAATTGATAATAAAATTGAGGCCAAAGTTCATTACCCTTTACCACTTCATCTGCAAAAACCTGCTCGCGCGTTAGGTTATAAAGAAGGTGATTTTCCGGTAGCAGAACAAGAAGCAAAAGAGATTATCACATTGCCAGCACACCAATATATAACACCTGAACAAGGTGATTTTATCATTGAGCGCATTCACGCGTTTTATAAAAAATAA
- a CDS encoding transketolase C-terminal domain-containing protein, protein MSVMKFTEAIQDAYAQTMRAHPEVFLVGVGLIDPKAVFGTLNGLYKEFGPERVVEGPLAEQMLTGFAFGAATLGLRPVLIHHRVDFLPLTWDQIGNHMAKWYYMFGGQQKVPCVIRGIVGRGWGNGPQHTQSLHGFAASTPGVKVVVPANAAEAKGLMVSAILDDEPVIYIDHRWLHSDTGEVPGGLYQIPIGKAHVMLEGKDATIIAIGPMVQEAMIAAEKLAALGKSVEVINLRTVRPIDFDTIMTSVEKTGHLLVADSDWPHFGVASAIISEVTQKIFKALKHAPSAITWPNHPVPASYALDVHYYPMAKDIVNAVTQMLSGESTLSHHISTTNKSHSGTLSGPF, encoded by the coding sequence ATGTCCGTAATGAAATTTACCGAAGCCATTCAAGATGCCTATGCTCAAACAATGAGAGCCCACCCAGAAGTGTTTTTGGTGGGAGTAGGTTTGATTGACCCTAAAGCAGTTTTTGGAACTCTCAACGGCTTGTATAAAGAATTTGGTCCTGAGCGCGTTGTTGAGGGGCCGCTGGCAGAACAAATGCTCACGGGTTTTGCTTTCGGAGCCGCCACTTTAGGATTACGCCCTGTTTTGATACATCACCGTGTGGACTTCTTACCACTCACCTGGGATCAAATCGGTAATCACATGGCAAAGTGGTATTACATGTTCGGTGGTCAGCAAAAAGTTCCATGTGTTATTCGTGGAATCGTTGGGCGCGGCTGGGGTAATGGGCCTCAGCACACACAAAGTCTTCATGGTTTCGCTGCGTCTACACCTGGTGTGAAAGTGGTTGTTCCAGCAAATGCCGCTGAAGCTAAAGGGCTGATGGTTTCTGCAATTTTAGATGATGAGCCCGTGATTTACATCGATCATCGCTGGCTTCACAGTGATACGGGTGAAGTTCCAGGTGGGCTTTATCAAATACCCATAGGCAAAGCTCACGTGATGCTTGAAGGAAAAGACGCAACGATTATTGCAATTGGCCCCATGGTTCAAGAGGCTATGATTGCTGCTGAGAAATTAGCAGCACTGGGTAAATCTGTTGAGGTTATAAATCTGCGCACTGTTCGGCCAATTGATTTTGATACGATCATGACTTCTGTTGAGAAAACAGGACATCTCTTGGTGGCCGATTCTGATTGGCCACACTTTGGAGTAGCTTCTGCAATTATTAGCGAGGTCACTCAAAAAATATTCAAAGCACTCAAGCACGCACCTTCGGCTATCACATGGCCTAATCACCCGGTTCCGGCAAGTTACGCTCTTGATGTTCATTATTACCCAATGGCAAAAGATATTGTAAACGCAGTAACTCAAATGCTCTCTGGTGAATCAACCCTTTCTCACCATATTAGCACTACAAATAAATCCCACTCCGGCACTCTGTCGGGGCCATTTTAA